The Azotosporobacter soli genome contains a region encoding:
- a CDS encoding HAD family hydrolase, translating to MKISWCVCDLDGSLLNNQGELTEETVQVLREIRENGVRLVLATGRSHLFVKKIAARLEVMEPVIACNGGLVWQPKTDQILQRRAIPEAALNELVAYCLEQRLDMLVYGDKHIYHTPWSDRAEKYRLYNERQTDGFTLPLQSIASAAELPQGKCMKAFLWEASPEMLAAIRSFKTAGQLTLVQSMAGATDIMATGVSKGDGLTFLAETIGLNLAETVAFGDNYNDISMLKQVRYSIAMGNGEAEVKAIAWQVTDSNEENGVAKALRKYVLVQ from the coding sequence ATGAAAATTTCTTGGTGCGTTTGCGATCTTGACGGCAGTCTCTTGAATAATCAGGGGGAATTGACGGAAGAAACGGTGCAGGTATTACGCGAGATTCGTGAAAACGGCGTTCGGCTGGTGCTGGCGACGGGGCGCAGTCACCTCTTCGTAAAAAAGATTGCCGCACGGTTAGAAGTGATGGAACCGGTTATCGCGTGCAACGGCGGCCTGGTCTGGCAGCCGAAAACGGATCAGATTTTGCAGCGGCGGGCGATTCCCGAAGCTGCGCTGAACGAATTGGTTGCTTATTGCCTGGAACAGCGTCTGGACATGCTGGTGTACGGCGATAAGCATATTTATCATACGCCGTGGAGCGACCGGGCGGAGAAATACCGGCTCTATAACGAACGGCAAACGGACGGTTTTACGCTGCCGCTGCAAAGTATCGCTTCCGCCGCTGAATTGCCGCAGGGTAAATGCATGAAGGCGTTTCTCTGGGAAGCTTCACCGGAAATGCTGGCGGCAATTCGCAGCTTTAAAACGGCAGGGCAGCTGACGCTGGTGCAATCGATGGCCGGTGCGACCGATATCATGGCGACCGGTGTTTCGAAAGGCGACGGTTTAACCTTCCTGGCAGAAACGATCGGACTGAATCTGGCTGAAACGGTGGCGTTCGGAGACAATTACAACGACATCAGCATGTTAAAGCAAGTCCGTTATTCGATTGCAATGGGCAACGGCGAAGCCGAAGTGAAAGCTATCGCCTGGCAAGTAACCGACAGCAATGAGGAAAACGGCGTTGCCAAAGCGCTGCGCAAATATGTCCTGGTGCAATAA
- the pgm gene encoding phosphoglucomutase (alpha-D-glucose-1,6-bisphosphate-dependent), whose amino-acid sequence MSTHPLAGKKAPKSILVNIPRLISAYYTNRPEADNPAQQVTFGTSGHRGSSLNGTFNEAHILAVTQAICDYRRKHGIDGPLFLGFDTHALSEPAFISAVEVLAANGVQTKIAKEMNYTPTPGISHAILSYNKGRSAGLADGIVITPSHNPPDNGGIKYNPPNGGPADTDVTAWIALKANKYLAKKNKKVDRIPFGRASKTEWIQEYDFITPYVEDLQSVIDMESIKEVGLKLGADALGGAGLGYWQPIAERYGLNLELINGHPDPTFSFMNVDGDGKIRMDCSSPYAMAGLIKLKEKYDLAFGNDPDFDRHGIVAPSVGLMNPNHYLAVAIYYLFQDRTGWRSDAAVGKTLVSSSMIDRVAASINRPLAEVPVGFKWFVPGLLDGSFGFGGEESAGASFLRKDGSVWTTDKDGMILALLAAEITAKTGKDPGLHYKDLTEKFGTPLYARIDAAANMAQKAILAKLSPEQVKADMLAGESITAKMTKAPSNDASIGGLKVCTKNGWFAARPSGTEDVYKIYAESFKGEAHLRQIQDEAKQIVSDAFTAAGV is encoded by the coding sequence ATGTCCACGCATCCATTGGCAGGCAAGAAAGCGCCGAAATCCATTCTCGTAAACATTCCGCGCCTGATCAGCGCCTATTACACGAACCGGCCTGAAGCCGACAATCCGGCGCAGCAGGTGACTTTTGGCACATCCGGCCACAGGGGAAGCTCATTGAACGGAACATTTAATGAGGCGCATATCCTGGCCGTAACGCAGGCGATCTGTGATTACCGGCGCAAGCATGGCATCGATGGGCCGTTGTTCCTCGGTTTTGACACGCATGCACTGTCGGAACCGGCGTTTATTTCGGCGGTCGAAGTGTTGGCCGCAAACGGCGTGCAGACCAAGATTGCCAAAGAGATGAACTATACGCCGACGCCGGGCATCTCGCATGCCATTCTCAGTTACAATAAAGGCCGTAGTGCGGGATTGGCGGACGGCATCGTGATCACGCCGTCGCATAATCCGCCGGACAACGGCGGCATCAAATACAATCCGCCTAACGGCGGTCCCGCCGACACCGACGTGACGGCCTGGATCGCGCTGAAGGCCAACAAATATCTGGCAAAAAAGAACAAGAAAGTCGACCGCATTCCGTTTGGCCGGGCGAGCAAAACGGAATGGATACAGGAATATGACTTCATCACGCCCTATGTGGAGGATTTGCAATCGGTTATCGACATGGAGTCGATCAAGGAAGTCGGGCTAAAACTCGGCGCGGATGCGCTGGGGGGCGCGGGTCTTGGTTATTGGCAGCCGATTGCCGAGCGCTACGGGCTCAATCTGGAATTGATCAACGGTCATCCCGATCCGACGTTCAGCTTTATGAACGTTGACGGCGACGGTAAGATCCGGATGGACTGTTCTTCGCCGTATGCGATGGCCGGACTGATCAAATTGAAGGAGAAATACGATCTGGCGTTCGGCAACGATCCTGATTTTGACCGGCACGGTATTGTCGCGCCGAGTGTGGGGCTGATGAATCCGAATCACTATCTGGCAGTGGCGATCTATTATCTCTTTCAGGATCGTACCGGCTGGCGCAGCGATGCCGCGGTCGGCAAGACGCTGGTCAGTTCTTCGATGATCGACCGGGTTGCGGCCAGCATCAACCGGCCGTTGGCGGAAGTTCCGGTCGGCTTCAAATGGTTTGTGCCCGGACTGCTGGATGGTTCGTTTGGTTTCGGCGGTGAAGAAAGCGCGGGCGCTTCCTTCTTGCGCAAGGACGGCAGCGTCTGGACGACGGACAAAGACGGGATGATTCTTGCTTTGTTGGCGGCTGAAATCACCGCGAAGACAGGCAAAGATCCGGGATTGCATTATAAGGATCTGACGGAAAAGTTCGGCACGCCGCTTTATGCGCGGATCGACGCTGCGGCGAACATGGCGCAAAAGGCGATACTGGCCAAGCTGTCGCCCGAACAGGTAAAGGCTGATATGCTTGCAGGAGAATCGATTACGGCGAAAATGACCAAAGCGCCGAGCAATGATGCGTCGATTGGCGGCTTGAAAGTCTGTACGAAAAACGGTTGGTTTGCAGCGCGTCCATCCGGCACCGAGGACGTATACAAAATTTACGCGGAAAGCTTTAAAGGCGAAGCGCATTTGCGGCAGATCCAAGATGAGGCGAAACAAATCGTCAGTGATGCTTTTACAGCAGCGGGCGTATAA
- a CDS encoding sugar-binding transcriptional regulator, whose amino-acid sequence MEDIELLCEVSRLYYENNMTQNDIAKQIHTSRPTVSRLLQEARDKGVVEIIIHYPWDRSPQLEQELISRFGLMDIRVLDSSRLSGDDVLIGVCRLAARYLQGVLKENTTLGLSWGQTMYHTIQQLRPEQQFPIKVIQLFGAANSANRLTDGPDLVRQLANLYGGECYYIHAPLFVENSETRTALLQDPHINETLLMAREADIALTGIGSLDKTQNMTASRYLDKKMIDALKAQGSIGHICAQHYDINGQVLATDIHQRLIGISLDDLHKIRQVIGVACGKVKVPSILGALRGQLINTLITDDVTARQVLELHQRT is encoded by the coding sequence ATGGAAGACATCGAACTGTTATGCGAAGTTTCCCGCTTATATTACGAAAATAACATGACGCAAAATGATATCGCCAAACAGATTCACACTTCACGCCCCACCGTTTCGCGACTGCTGCAGGAAGCGCGCGACAAAGGCGTCGTCGAAATCATCATTCATTATCCCTGGGACCGTTCGCCGCAGCTCGAACAAGAATTGATCAGCCGTTTCGGTCTGATGGATATCCGCGTCCTCGACAGTAGCCGTCTCAGCGGCGACGACGTTTTGATCGGCGTCTGCCGTCTCGCAGCCCGCTATCTGCAAGGCGTCTTAAAAGAAAACACTACGCTTGGCCTTTCCTGGGGCCAGACGATGTATCATACGATCCAGCAACTGCGCCCGGAACAGCAATTTCCAATCAAAGTCATTCAGCTCTTCGGCGCCGCGAATTCCGCCAACCGCCTCACCGACGGACCGGATCTGGTCCGCCAGCTGGCCAACTTGTACGGCGGCGAATGCTATTACATCCACGCGCCGCTCTTTGTCGAAAACAGTGAGACCCGTACCGCGCTGCTTCAGGATCCGCACATCAACGAAACGCTGTTGATGGCTCGCGAAGCCGATATTGCGCTGACTGGGATCGGCTCGCTCGACAAGACGCAGAATATGACGGCCAGCCGCTATCTCGACAAGAAGATGATTGATGCGTTAAAGGCGCAGGGTTCAATTGGTCATATCTGCGCGCAGCACTACGACATCAACGGCCAAGTCTTGGCAACGGACATCCACCAACGCCTCATCGGCATTTCGTTGGATGATCTGCATAAAATCCGTCAGGTCATCGGCGTCGCCTGCGGTAAGGTTAAAGTCCCTTCGATCCTTGGCGCGCTGCGCGGCCAGTTGATCAATACATTGATCACCGACGACGTCACAGCCCGACAAGTACTGGAACTTCATCAACGCACGTAA
- a CDS encoding slipin family protein encodes MRMFSLLIFLVILGVGMGLAQLFYGVTANAESFAIAGVAFLLAALAASSIQVADQWERVIVLRLGRFHSLRGPGLFFIIPFIDVMPYWIDIRVISASFNAEKTLTKDTVPVDVDAVLFWQVVDPQKAALDVADYRSAISWASQTALRDVIGKTMLSNMLEGREQISNELQRIIDARTEPWGIHVISVEIKDVRIPPALEDAMSMQAQAERERQARVILGDSERQVAEKFAEAARTYANDPVALHLRAMNMLYEGLKDNATIVIVPSSAVETMQLGNMAGMTALSMGIANEMAIKTKEKI; translated from the coding sequence ATGCGAATGTTTTCGCTCTTGATCTTTCTGGTGATTTTAGGAGTTGGCATGGGACTGGCACAGCTTTTCTACGGTGTGACGGCCAATGCGGAAAGTTTTGCCATCGCCGGCGTTGCCTTTTTACTTGCCGCTTTGGCGGCCAGTTCGATTCAGGTCGCCGATCAGTGGGAGCGCGTCATTGTTTTGCGGCTGGGCCGCTTTCACTCTCTGCGCGGACCGGGCTTGTTTTTCATCATTCCTTTTATCGATGTGATGCCGTACTGGATCGATATCCGCGTGATTTCCGCCAGTTTCAATGCGGAAAAGACGCTGACGAAGGATACGGTTCCGGTCGATGTCGATGCGGTGTTGTTCTGGCAGGTCGTCGATCCGCAAAAAGCGGCATTGGATGTAGCCGATTATCGCAGTGCGATCAGTTGGGCGTCGCAGACGGCGCTTAGGGATGTAATCGGCAAGACGATGCTGTCTAACATGCTGGAAGGGCGCGAACAAATCAGCAATGAGCTGCAGCGGATTATCGACGCACGGACCGAACCCTGGGGCATTCATGTCATTTCTGTCGAGATCAAGGATGTAAGAATCCCGCCGGCGCTTGAAGACGCGATGTCGATGCAGGCGCAGGCGGAACGCGAACGGCAGGCTCGGGTCATCTTGGGCGATTCGGAACGTCAGGTGGCGGAAAAATTTGCCGAAGCGGCCAGAACGTATGCCAACGATCCGGTGGCGCTTCATTTACGGGCGATGAACATGCTCTATGAAGGGCTCAAGGATAATGCGACGATCGTGATCGTGCCGAGTTCGGCGGTGGAAACGATGCAGCTCGGCAACATGGCCGGAATGACCGCGCTGAGCATGGGGATCGCAAATGAGATGGCAATTAAAACGAAAGAAAAAATATAA
- a CDS encoding PTS sugar transporter subunit IIB: MLKVVAACGNGMGSSQIIKMKIDKVFKKLGIAVEIHHMSVGEARSAAAGYDVVFCSVSFVEQFVVRKNKPLVIGLQNLLSESEIEGKIKESLVLSIG; this comes from the coding sequence ATGCTGAAAGTAGTAGCAGCCTGCGGCAATGGGATGGGATCGAGTCAAATCATCAAAATGAAAATCGATAAGGTCTTTAAGAAGCTGGGCATAGCGGTGGAGATTCATCATATGAGCGTCGGCGAGGCGCGCTCGGCTGCAGCAGGCTATGATGTGGTTTTTTGCTCCGTATCTTTCGTCGAGCAATTTGTCGTGCGAAAAAATAAACCGCTGGTGATCGGTTTGCAAAATTTGTTGTCGGAGTCGGAGATCGAAGGGAAAATAAAGGAAAGCCTCGTGCTCAGCATCGGGTGA
- a CDS encoding C-GCAxxG-C-C family protein yields the protein MEEWIADRVRQYYWREERNCAITSLLVLAERYNIALDEQVLQGAIALNGAGRFGAQCGLVEGPLVFMGIYGSRLGLGKEEIIGVCRAFSQRVEESFGSLLCRELRPAGFKADNPPHLCEALTCRIIALALESAAELKLNEM from the coding sequence ATGGAAGAATGGATTGCGGACAGAGTGAGACAATATTATTGGCGGGAAGAGCGCAACTGTGCGATAACCAGTCTGCTTGTTTTGGCGGAAAGATACAACATAGCGCTTGACGAACAGGTGCTGCAGGGCGCAATCGCGCTCAACGGTGCGGGACGCTTTGGCGCGCAATGCGGCTTAGTGGAAGGGCCGTTGGTTTTTATGGGGATATACGGCAGCCGGCTTGGACTCGGCAAAGAGGAAATCATTGGCGTTTGCCGCGCTTTTTCGCAGCGGGTCGAAGAGTCTTTTGGCAGTCTGCTATGTCGTGAACTTCGACCAGCCGGATTTAAAGCTGACAATCCGCCGCATCTTTGCGAAGCATTGACTTGCCGGATCATTGCGCTGGCGCTCGAAAGCGCGGCGGAGTTGAAATTGAATGAAATGTAA
- a CDS encoding RNA-binding protein produces MFALNFQAAHHEPLLRSRTKNCTVRLGDLRDIYPESSIVWITFGPKLQAKRKMYQAFIDKVRVKEISQLTADDLVHQNPNIHSVSDLIDFFEQHYKRSISPNDIVSVIFFSEILPE; encoded by the coding sequence ATGTTCGCCTTAAATTTCCAAGCCGCCCATCACGAACCCTTGTTGCGCAGTCGGACGAAAAATTGCACCGTCCGCCTTGGCGATCTGCGCGACATTTATCCGGAAAGCTCGATCGTCTGGATCACCTTCGGTCCTAAACTGCAGGCCAAGCGCAAAATGTACCAGGCTTTTATCGACAAGGTTCGCGTCAAGGAAATCTCACAGTTAACCGCCGATGACCTGGTGCATCAAAATCCGAACATTCACAGCGTGAGCGACCTGATTGATTTTTTTGAACAGCACTATAAACGTTCGATCTCACCGAACGACATCGTCAGCGTCATCTTTTTCTCCGAAATCTTGCCGGAATAA
- a CDS encoding zinc-ribbon domain containing protein yields MNQDKTLTCRDCNAEFVFTASEQDFFAQKGFTNEPGRCPECRAARKQQNNGGGRSGGFQQREMHDAVCAACGIDTQVPFRPSNDRPVYCRDCFSKNNPRY; encoded by the coding sequence ATGAATCAAGACAAAACTTTAACCTGCCGCGATTGCAACGCCGAGTTCGTATTCACCGCTTCGGAGCAAGATTTCTTTGCTCAAAAAGGTTTCACCAATGAGCCGGGTCGTTGCCCTGAGTGCCGTGCAGCACGCAAGCAACAAAACAACGGTGGTGGCCGCAGTGGTGGTTTCCAACAACGCGAAATGCATGACGCAGTTTGCGCAGCTTGCGGAATCGACACCCAAGTTCCTTTCCGTCCGAGCAACGATCGTCCGGTATATTGCCGCGATTGCTTCAGCAAAAACAACCCGCGTTACTAG
- a CDS encoding S41 family peptidase, producing the protein MNKIRKHAAKLSSALLLTFLLLIGNGAAAQESSALSVPDNKAEVVKILTLNEINQDLTKMTPEELAAALKMFRSMRVAKAVFIGDASMEKMLNGATKGAVGALGDPHTLYLDEKAYKELMMGTTGSFGGTGIVIGIKDKVLTVVAPIEGTPGEAAGVLGGDQILKIDGVDTADLSLDEAVNRIRGPKGTLVTLTIYRKGEAVKEYPITRATIQVKSVSGKMLDGGIGYLRISMFSERTDAELTAKLKELEEQGMKYTILDLRNNPGGLLEEGVKVAEHFVPQGPVVSVVTKDGTRTTYTSNLKKAPHPLAVLVNGGSASASEIVAGAIQDAKVGTLVGVKTYGKGSVQKVIPLDKETAVKITIAKYLTPNERSINGIGLEPDVKVELPERSAESKEPVQDTQLDAAIQLLKNTEE; encoded by the coding sequence ATGAATAAAATAAGAAAACACGCGGCAAAACTGAGTAGTGCGCTTTTGCTGACGTTCTTGCTGTTGATAGGCAATGGGGCCGCGGCGCAGGAAAGCTCCGCACTGTCGGTGCCGGATAATAAGGCGGAAGTGGTCAAGATCCTGACGCTCAATGAAATCAATCAGGATCTGACAAAAATGACGCCGGAGGAACTGGCCGCGGCGCTGAAGATGTTTCGCTCGATGCGCGTGGCCAAGGCGGTTTTCATCGGCGACGCGTCAATGGAGAAGATGCTGAACGGTGCGACGAAAGGCGCAGTCGGAGCGCTTGGCGATCCGCACACGCTGTACCTGGATGAGAAAGCATATAAGGAATTGATGATGGGTACCACCGGCTCGTTTGGCGGAACCGGCATCGTGATCGGCATTAAGGATAAGGTGCTGACGGTTGTCGCGCCGATCGAGGGAACGCCCGGCGAAGCGGCCGGCGTACTCGGCGGCGATCAGATTTTGAAAATTGACGGCGTGGATACTGCCGACCTGTCTCTCGATGAAGCGGTGAACCGGATCCGCGGACCGAAAGGAACGCTGGTCACGCTGACCATTTATCGTAAAGGGGAGGCGGTCAAAGAGTATCCGATCACGCGTGCGACGATTCAGGTCAAATCGGTCAGCGGTAAAATGCTGGACGGCGGCATCGGCTATCTGCGCATCAGCATGTTCAGCGAGCGTACCGATGCCGAATTGACGGCCAAGTTGAAAGAGTTGGAAGAACAGGGCATGAAATATACGATTCTCGACTTGCGCAACAATCCGGGCGGGTTACTCGAAGAGGGAGTGAAAGTTGCCGAGCATTTTGTGCCGCAAGGCCCGGTTGTTTCGGTGGTGACGAAAGACGGTACGCGCACGACGTATACTTCCAATCTGAAAAAAGCGCCGCATCCGCTGGCGGTCTTAGTCAATGGCGGCAGCGCGAGCGCTTCGGAGATTGTCGCAGGTGCGATCCAGGATGCGAAGGTGGGGACGTTGGTCGGCGTCAAGACATATGGCAAAGGCTCGGTGCAAAAAGTGATTCCTCTCGATAAGGAGACCGCAGTCAAAATCACGATTGCAAAATATCTGACGCCGAATGAGCGTTCCATTAACGGAATTGGCCTTGAACCGGACGTGAAGGTCGAACTGCCGGAGCGTTCGGCGGAGAGCAAGGAACCGGTTCAGGACACGCAACTCGATGCGGCGATTCAGCTGCTGAAGAATACGGAAGAATAA
- a CDS encoding copper homeostasis protein CutC: MGGKVEIIAQNLRDAQIIEACGGQRIELVSAPELGGLTPSGGLLKSVLQHVRIPVQVMIRPKAHSFVYSADELAVMCEDIRLAQASGASGVVLGALTPQGEVDRSALETLLAAVVDCSVTFHRAIDAAADPLAAVGVLQQYSKIKRILSSGGAGAIVENVETLRAMRQAAGNEIKLLLGGGVTRQNMRQLLAAVGSDEVHLGTDVRRRSSYACDLDRAALETVVKAAAQAFEADGAGR, translated from the coding sequence ATGGGCGGCAAAGTAGAAATCATCGCGCAGAATCTGCGTGATGCGCAAATCATTGAAGCATGCGGCGGGCAAAGGATCGAACTGGTTTCGGCGCCGGAACTTGGCGGGCTTACGCCGAGCGGCGGTTTGCTAAAAAGCGTGCTGCAGCACGTGCGTATACCGGTGCAGGTCATGATTCGTCCCAAGGCGCATTCCTTTGTTTATTCGGCGGATGAACTGGCCGTGATGTGTGAGGATATCCGCCTTGCACAGGCGTCGGGCGCGTCCGGCGTAGTGCTTGGCGCATTGACGCCGCAGGGCGAGGTCGACCGTTCGGCGCTCGAAACCTTGCTTGCGGCGGTGGTGGACTGCAGCGTCACGTTCCACCGTGCGATCGATGCGGCGGCTGATCCGCTGGCGGCAGTCGGCGTGCTGCAGCAGTATTCTAAGATTAAGCGGATCTTAAGCTCGGGCGGCGCAGGCGCGATCGTTGAGAATGTAGAGACGCTGCGCGCGATGCGGCAGGCGGCCGGGAATGAAATAAAACTTCTGCTCGGCGGCGGCGTGACGCGGCAAAATATGAGGCAGCTCTTAGCGGCGGTCGGCAGTGACGAAGTCCATTTGGGTACGGATGTGCGCAGACGATCTTCCTATGCTTGCGATCTCGATCGCGCGGCGCTGGAAACGGTCGTCAAAGCGGCTGCGCAGGCGTTTGAAGCGGATGGGGCGGGACGTTAA